A stretch of Zonotrichia leucophrys gambelii isolate GWCS_2022_RI unplaced genomic scaffold, RI_Zleu_2.0 Scaffold_211_86132, whole genome shotgun sequence DNA encodes these proteins:
- the LOC135461178 gene encoding olfactory receptor 14A16-like has protein sequence MSNSSSIRNFLLLALADTRQLQLLHFCLLLGISLAALLGNGLIISTVACSHHLHTPMFFFLLNLALTDLGSICTTVPKAMHKSLWDTRNISYTGCAAQVFFFLFFVSAEFFLLTVMCYDRYVSICKPLHYGTLLGSRACAHMAAAAWASGFLYALLHTANTFSLSLCHGNALGQFFCEIPQILKLSCSKSYLRELKFSIFTVSIAFGCFVFMVVSYAQIFRAVLRIPSEQGRHKAFSTCLPHLAVVSLFLSTGTFAYLKPPSMSFPSLDLAVSILYSVVPPALNPFIYSLRNQELKAATWTLMTGWYQTQLSAVQFLLITCNKSNL, from the coding sequence atgtccaacagcagctccatcaggaacttcctcctgctggcattggcagacacacggcagctgcagctcctgcacttctgcctcttgctgggcatctccctggctgccctcctgggcaacggcctcatcatcagcaccgtagcctgcagccaccacctgcacacgcccatgttcttcttcctgctcaacctggccctcactgacctgggctccatctgcaccactgtccccaaagccatgcacaagtccctctgggacaccaggaacatctcctacacaggatgtgctgctcaggttttcttctttcttttctttgtgtcaGCAGAGTTTTTCCTCCTGACcgtcatgtgctacgaccgctatgtgtccatctgcaagCCCCTGCACtatgggaccctcctgggcagcagagcttgtgcccacatggcagcagctgcctgggccagtggaTTTCTCTATGCTCTcttgcacacagccaatacattttccctttccctgtgccatggcaatgccctgggccagttcttctgtgaaatccctcAGATCCTTAAGCTCTCCTGCTCTAAATCCTATCTCAGGGAACTAAAGTTTTCTATTTTCACTGTCTCTATtgcttttggttgttttgtgttcatggtTGTCTCCTATGCGCAGattttcagggctgtgctgaggatcccctctgagcagggacggcacaaagccttttccacctgcctccctcacctggccgtggtctcCCTGTTTCTCAGCACTGGCACgtttgcctacctgaagcccccctccatgtccttcccatccctggatctcGCAGTGTCAattctgtactcagtggtgcctccagccctgaaccccttcatctacagcctgaggaatcaggagctcaaggctgcaacCTGGACACTGATGACTGGGTGGTATCAGACACAATTAAGTGCTGTCCAGTTTTTGCtaatcacttgtaataaaagtaatCTTTGA